A section of the Pedobacter sp. HDW13 genome encodes:
- a CDS encoding ABC transporter ATP-binding protein yields MEKPKAVKKPSIFSLLGNYRGLILMLILFALLSNGINLLLPKIIAHGIDAYTNNTFHLQPILIQFAGAIVLVFIFTYLQSIVQTYASERVARDLRTKLSDQISRQSHAYIIQANPSKLLTNLTADADSIKMFVSQAIVSICSSIFLIVGASILLLIINWKLALCVIAIVPIIGGAFFFVLSKVRVLFKKSREVIDWLNKVISESILGSALIRVINSQQLEYNKFLDANAKARDLGLSILRLFAGLIPIIIFVSNLSGLCILVLGGHFVITGSMSLGEFAAFSSYLSLIIFPILVIGFMSNVIAQATASYQRIETVLNAAEINHPGTLTTTLSGEVEGKNITLNFGQKPILKSVSFSAKAGSKTAIIGPTAAGKTQLLYILTGLIEPGSGEVLFDGHEIKNYNQEEFHKQVGFVFQDSIMFNMSIRENIAFSDTVTDEFLAKAIATAELKDFVEALPDQLNTIISERGSSLSGGQKQRIMLARALALNPKVLLLDDFTARVDTNTEKRILENIQQNYPGLTLISVTQKIASVEHYDKVILLMQGEIIAEGTHQELLKSSPEYVQIYNSQQSTSNYELQS; encoded by the coding sequence ATGGAAAAACCCAAAGCAGTCAAAAAGCCCAGTATTTTTAGTTTATTAGGAAATTACAGGGGCTTAATATTAATGCTGATCCTGTTTGCCCTGTTAAGTAATGGTATAAACCTGCTCTTACCTAAAATCATTGCACACGGAATCGACGCTTACACTAATAATACATTTCACCTCCAACCGATCCTGATTCAATTTGCCGGTGCCATTGTACTGGTTTTTATCTTTACTTATTTACAGAGTATTGTACAAACCTATGCATCAGAAAGGGTTGCCCGCGATTTAAGGACAAAGCTTTCTGATCAGATTTCGAGACAGAGCCATGCTTACATCATTCAGGCTAACCCCTCAAAATTATTAACCAATCTTACTGCCGATGCCGATTCGATTAAAATGTTCGTTTCCCAGGCCATTGTTTCCATCTGTTCTTCTATTTTTTTAATAGTTGGTGCCAGCATTCTGCTTTTAATCATCAACTGGAAACTGGCATTATGTGTTATTGCTATTGTACCAATTATAGGCGGAGCGTTTTTCTTCGTACTGAGCAAAGTACGGGTGCTTTTTAAAAAGAGCAGGGAAGTAATCGACTGGTTAAACAAGGTAATTAGCGAAAGCATTTTAGGCTCTGCTTTAATCCGCGTAATTAACTCGCAACAGCTTGAATACAATAAGTTTTTAGATGCAAATGCCAAAGCGAGGGACTTAGGACTTTCCATCCTGCGCCTGTTTGCCGGATTAATTCCAATTATCATATTCGTTTCTAACTTATCGGGTTTATGCATTCTGGTTTTAGGCGGGCATTTTGTAATCACCGGTTCAATGAGCCTGGGCGAGTTTGCCGCTTTTAGCAGTTACCTGTCGCTAATTATCTTTCCTATTTTGGTTATTGGCTTCATGAGTAATGTTATTGCCCAAGCCACAGCCTCTTATCAGCGCATTGAAACTGTATTAAATGCTGCAGAAATTAATCATCCGGGTACATTAACCACCACACTTTCAGGCGAAGTAGAGGGCAAAAATATTACTTTAAATTTTGGGCAGAAACCCATTTTAAAGTCCGTTTCATTTTCTGCCAAAGCGGGCTCCAAAACGGCTATTATTGGTCCTACAGCGGCTGGGAAAACACAGTTACTATATATTTTAACAGGTTTAATTGAACCCGGAAGTGGCGAAGTGCTTTTTGATGGCCATGAAATTAAAAACTACAACCAGGAAGAGTTTCACAAGCAGGTAGGCTTTGTTTTTCAGGATAGCATTATGTTTAACATGAGTATCCGCGAAAATATTGCCTTTAGCGATACCGTTACCGATGAGTTTTTAGCTAAAGCCATTGCTACTGCCGAACTTAAAGATTTTGTAGAGGCATTGCCCGATCAGTTAAACACGATTATTTCCGAACGGGGCAGTAGTCTATCAGGCGGACAAAAACAACGTATTATGCTGGCGAGGGCATTGGCACTTAATCCTAAGGTATTGCTGCTCGATGATTTTACTGCCCGGGTAGATACCAATACCGAAAAGCGGATTTTAGAAAATATCCAGCAAAATTATCCCGGTTTAACCCTTATCTCAGTTACTCAAAAAATAGCTTCTGTTGAACATTATGATAAAGTAATCTTGCTGATGCAGGGCGAAATTATTGCAGAAGGAACTCATCAGGAACTACTGAAAAGCAGTCCTGAGTACGTTCAGATTTACAATTCACAACAGAGCACCAGTAATTATGAACTACAATCTTAA
- a CDS encoding S1 RNA-binding domain-containing protein, which yields MIEIGKYNELRVLSKTEAGLNLTDGDKLVILPYVHVPKGLEIGDNISVFVFVQKDGRLTGTTQKAYAEVGDFAFLKVVSDEDGVFMDLGIDKDVYVPDREQKRPMQKGYKYVVYVYLDENNDRLLASSKLYDFVEEENFDFEEGDEVSLLITEETDLGFNAIINNTYIGLLYHNEVFDNIQIGDMRKGWIKKIRVEGKIDLTLQPSGYGHILDSKEMILAALKKSGGIIELGDKSSPEEIYHRFQISKSAFKKTIGSLYKERLIMLSDDSIRLLTDDDAE from the coding sequence ATGATTGAAATAGGAAAATACAACGAACTAAGAGTATTAAGTAAAACCGAAGCTGGTTTAAATTTAACCGACGGCGACAAACTGGTTATCCTGCCCTATGTACATGTGCCCAAAGGGCTCGAAATTGGTGATAATATCTCTGTTTTCGTGTTTGTACAAAAAGATGGCCGCTTAACGGGGACCACACAAAAAGCCTACGCCGAAGTTGGTGATTTTGCTTTTTTAAAGGTTGTTTCTGACGAGGACGGTGTTTTTATGGATCTGGGCATTGATAAAGACGTGTATGTGCCCGACCGCGAGCAAAAAAGGCCAATGCAAAAAGGCTATAAATATGTAGTTTATGTATATCTCGACGAAAATAACGATCGCTTACTCGCATCATCAAAACTATACGATTTTGTAGAGGAAGAAAATTTTGATTTCGAAGAAGGCGACGAGGTAAGTTTATTAATTACCGAAGAAACCGACCTGGGTTTCAATGCTATTATTAACAATACTTACATTGGTTTATTGTATCACAACGAGGTTTTTGATAATATCCAGATTGGCGATATGCGCAAAGGATGGATCAAAAAAATCCGTGTGGAAGGTAAAATTGACCTAACCTTACAGCCAAGTGGTTACGGACACATTTTAGATTCGAAAGAAATGATTTTGGCCGCGCTTAAAAAGAGTGGTGGAATAATTGAACTGGGCGACAAAAGCTCTCCGGAAGAGATTTATCACCGTTTCCAGATCAGCAAAAGTGCTTTTAAAAAAACCATTGGGTCTTTATATAAAGAGCGTTTAATTATGCTTTCTGATGATTCGATCAGGTTGTTAACTGATGATGATGCAGAGTAG
- a CDS encoding MCP four helix bundle domain-containing protein, with the protein MKFAFSLKNKVKIAFLLFCIMCCTLLIRFLEDKSVKKINESFISMYNDRLVPATDLYFIAENLYHKNTVLQNAFITDNVVPASVSITKINQHNRKIDSAIRKYGLTLLVKQEKSFLNDLKNALTIQKALENKALSLGSAEGKKVYESVGRNAANQTFDKLSDLIKIQSKVGDELIKDSKIFVSGTKVYSTLQVILAIVIGIMIVAIISASNAVKIQNEKFNLN; encoded by the coding sequence ATGAAATTTGCTTTTAGTCTTAAAAACAAAGTGAAAATTGCCTTTTTACTTTTCTGCATCATGTGTTGTACGTTGCTGATCCGTTTTCTGGAAGATAAAAGCGTGAAGAAAATTAACGAATCTTTTATTTCGATGTATAATGACAGGCTGGTACCTGCAACCGATTTGTATTTTATTGCTGAAAATCTGTACCATAAAAATACGGTGCTGCAGAATGCTTTTATAACGGACAATGTTGTACCTGCCTCGGTAAGTATCACCAAAATTAATCAGCATAATCGCAAAATCGATTCCGCAATTCGTAAATACGGACTAACCCTGTTGGTAAAACAAGAAAAAAGCTTTCTGAATGATCTGAAAAATGCGCTTACCATTCAAAAAGCACTCGAAAATAAAGCATTGAGCCTGGGCAGTGCAGAAGGTAAAAAAGTTTACGAATCAGTAGGCCGTAATGCTGCTAACCAAACTTTCGATAAGCTTTCGGACTTAATTAAAATCCAGTCAAAGGTGGGGGATGAATTGATTAAAGATTCGAAAATTTTCGTTTCCGGAACTAAGGTTTATTCTACTTTGCAGGTTATTCTGGCTATAGTAATCGGTATTATGATTGTAGCCATTATCTCTGCCTCGAATGCTGTTAAAATACAGAACGAGAAGTTTAATTTAAATTGA